The Streptomyces cynarae genome contains a region encoding:
- a CDS encoding LLM class flavin-dependent oxidoreductase: MSLTFHWFLPTNGDSRHVVGGGHGTPATASGRDRPPTVAYLTQIARAAEALGFVGALTPTGAWCEDAWLTTAMVSQNTERLKFLVAFRPGSVSPTLAAQMASTFQRQTGGRLLLNVVTGGESREQRAYGDFLDKDARYRRTGEFLQIVRELWEGKTVDLHGEHLQVEDAKLARVPDPVPEVYFGGSSPVAGEIAARHVDVYLTWGEPPAQVAEKVAWIRSLAATEGRTLRFGIRLHVITRDTSEQAWAEADRLLHGFDPETVASVQAGLARSESEGQRRMLALHGGSRDGLEIHPNLWAGIGLVRGGAGTALVGSHQEVAERIKEYAALGIEEFVLSGYPHLEEAYWFGEGVLPRLAAEGLWRHPSRTRDALASQVPFAS, from the coding sequence GTGTCCCTCACCTTCCACTGGTTCCTGCCCACCAACGGAGACAGCCGCCATGTGGTCGGCGGCGGCCACGGCACCCCGGCGACCGCCTCCGGGCGGGACCGGCCGCCGACGGTCGCCTACCTCACCCAGATCGCCCGCGCCGCCGAGGCCCTCGGCTTCGTCGGAGCGCTCACCCCTACCGGCGCCTGGTGTGAGGACGCGTGGCTGACCACCGCGATGGTCAGCCAGAACACCGAGCGCCTTAAGTTCCTGGTCGCCTTCCGCCCCGGCTCCGTCTCGCCGACCCTCGCCGCGCAGATGGCCTCCACCTTCCAGCGGCAGACGGGCGGACGTCTCCTCCTCAACGTCGTCACCGGAGGCGAGAGCCGCGAGCAGCGCGCCTACGGCGACTTCCTGGACAAGGACGCGCGGTACCGGCGTACCGGTGAATTCCTCCAGATCGTACGGGAGTTGTGGGAAGGCAAGACCGTCGACCTGCACGGCGAGCACCTCCAGGTCGAGGACGCCAAGCTGGCCCGGGTGCCCGACCCGGTCCCCGAGGTGTACTTCGGCGGGTCGTCGCCCGTCGCGGGGGAGATCGCGGCCCGGCACGTCGACGTCTACCTCACGTGGGGCGAGCCGCCGGCCCAGGTCGCCGAGAAGGTCGCCTGGATCAGGTCGCTCGCCGCGACGGAGGGCCGGACCCTGCGGTTCGGTATCCGGCTGCACGTGATCACCCGCGACACCTCCGAGCAGGCGTGGGCCGAGGCCGACCGGCTGCTCCACGGTTTCGACCCCGAGACCGTGGCGTCCGTGCAGGCCGGGCTCGCCCGCAGCGAGTCCGAGGGGCAGCGGCGGATGCTCGCGCTGCACGGTGGAAGCAGGGACGGCCTGGAGATCCACCCCAACCTGTGGGCGGGGATCGGCCTGGTGCGCGGCGGCGCGGGCACGGCGCTGGTCGGCAGCCACCAGGAGGTCGCCGAGCGGATCAAGGAGTACGCGGCGCTGGGCATCGAGGAGTTCGTGCTGTCCGGGTATCCGCATCTGGAGGAGGCGTACTGGTTCGGGGAGGGGGTGCTGCCGAGGCTGGCGGCGGAAGGGCTGTGGCGGCATCCGTCCAGGACGCGGGACGCCCTGGCCTCACAGGTCCCCTTCGCGAGCTGA
- a CDS encoding LysR substrate-binding domain-containing protein → MELRHLQHFVAVAEDQHFTRAAERLMVSQSGLSASIRALERELRAPLFVRTTRRVTLTEAGRALLGEAERILAQVRAAHEAVAAVQGVLRGTLALGTEQCIPGVHVAGLLATFRRRHPDVEIRLRQAGSGALAEEVAAGRLDLAFAYRTQADTDQLRSMPLTSESMTVLCHPDHRLASRGAVLTPEDLGGEVFVDFHPDWGPRRTTDAAFSAAGVRRTVALEVNDVHSLLDLVDENLGIAVVPRHFRHKRPSLTALPLKTATGPEYETVALLPPERATGPAARALITLLDVEGLASPPP, encoded by the coding sequence ATGGAACTGCGCCACCTCCAGCACTTCGTCGCTGTCGCCGAGGACCAGCACTTCACCCGGGCAGCGGAACGCCTCATGGTGTCCCAGTCGGGCCTGTCGGCGTCGATCCGGGCGCTGGAGCGGGAGCTGCGGGCCCCGCTGTTCGTCCGCACCACCCGTCGGGTGACCCTGACGGAGGCCGGGCGCGCCCTGCTCGGCGAGGCGGAGCGGATCCTGGCACAGGTCCGGGCGGCGCACGAGGCGGTGGCCGCGGTGCAGGGCGTGCTGCGCGGCACACTGGCGCTCGGCACCGAGCAGTGCATCCCGGGAGTGCATGTGGCCGGGCTGCTCGCGACGTTTCGGCGGCGCCACCCGGATGTGGAGATCCGGCTGCGGCAGGCGGGTTCCGGCGCGCTGGCCGAGGAGGTCGCCGCCGGGCGGCTGGACCTGGCCTTCGCCTACCGCACGCAGGCGGACACCGACCAGCTGCGGTCCATGCCGCTGACCAGCGAGTCGATGACGGTGCTGTGCCATCCGGACCACCGCCTGGCGTCGCGCGGAGCGGTGCTCACGCCCGAGGACCTGGGCGGGGAGGTCTTCGTGGACTTCCACCCGGACTGGGGGCCGCGGCGCACCACCGACGCGGCGTTCTCCGCGGCGGGCGTACGGCGCACGGTGGCCCTGGAGGTCAACGACGTGCACAGCCTCCTCGACCTGGTCGACGAGAACCTGGGCATCGCGGTCGTACCCCGGCACTTCCGGCACAAGCGTCCGTCGCTGACCGCGCTCCCCCTCAAGACCGCGACCGGGCCGGAGTACGAGACCGTCGCCCTGCTGCCACCCGAGCGGGCCACCGGACCGGCGGCCCGGGCGTTGATCACCCTGCTCGACGTCGAGGGACTGGCGTCGCCACCGCCGTGA
- a CDS encoding RICIN domain-containing protein: MRTPHALLAAATVLAAATVASPSHAAAALPSAGAYYVQSVTTGLNAADHGGAVEQANPKGNEDHQQWNLRASGSSYVLESADTAGSCLGRSGDQARTVACASADAAWDITQAGDDQYTLKAPGSDRYLTVAAKASGADYPAQLTIGSASGLASWYLTPVTSPTSPMPSADRRTLDQVTFLTAHNAYANGVDGGFAPPFVNLVPNQARGIDQQLADGVRGFMLDIHQTPDGAILCHDSCTLVSRPVALWVDVQRMVDFLKAHPDQFITVFLEDYVDPGVLRGELARVSGLPDVLYRPDRSGVKQNGWPKMADLIAANHRLLIFTDHSRSSDEAAGLTRDSFGVMYQKDWTVENYWSMGSGIGTSDWSCHSRWYDANTNIPLTRTEPGFRPLFVMNHFRDATITSTARTDNTKLTDRAQRFCQPAARKKPNYLAVDRYDLGDPASAVSTLNTYTYP; the protein is encoded by the coding sequence ATGCGAACCCCCCACGCCCTGCTCGCCGCGGCCACCGTGCTGGCCGCGGCGACCGTGGCTTCTCCGTCCCATGCGGCCGCCGCGCTTCCCTCCGCCGGCGCCTACTACGTCCAGAGCGTCACGACCGGGCTCAACGCGGCCGACCACGGGGGAGCCGTCGAACAGGCCAACCCCAAGGGCAACGAGGACCACCAGCAGTGGAACCTCAGAGCGAGCGGATCCTCGTACGTCCTGGAAAGCGCCGACACGGCGGGCAGTTGCCTCGGCCGCTCGGGCGACCAGGCCCGCACCGTCGCCTGCGCGAGCGCCGACGCGGCCTGGGACATCACGCAGGCCGGAGACGACCAGTACACACTCAAGGCGCCCGGAAGCGACCGCTACCTGACCGTGGCCGCCAAGGCCTCCGGTGCCGACTACCCCGCCCAGCTCACCATCGGCTCCGCGAGCGGCCTCGCCTCCTGGTACCTCACCCCGGTCACCTCGCCCACCAGTCCCATGCCGTCCGCCGACCGGCGCACCCTCGACCAGGTCACCTTCCTCACCGCGCACAACGCCTACGCCAACGGCGTCGACGGCGGCTTCGCCCCGCCCTTCGTCAACCTCGTACCCAACCAGGCGCGCGGCATCGACCAGCAACTCGCCGACGGCGTCCGCGGCTTCATGCTGGACATCCATCAGACCCCCGACGGTGCGATCCTCTGCCACGACAGCTGCACCCTGGTCAGCCGTCCGGTCGCCCTGTGGGTGGACGTCCAGCGGATGGTGGACTTCCTCAAGGCCCACCCCGATCAGTTCATCACCGTCTTCCTCGAGGACTACGTCGACCCGGGCGTCCTGCGCGGTGAACTGGCCCGGGTGAGCGGCCTGCCCGACGTCCTCTACCGGCCCGACCGGAGCGGAGTGAAGCAGAACGGTTGGCCGAAGATGGCCGATCTGATCGCCGCGAACCACCGACTGCTGATCTTCACCGACCACAGCCGCTCCTCCGACGAGGCGGCCGGGCTCACCCGTGACAGCTTCGGTGTGATGTACCAGAAGGACTGGACCGTCGAGAACTACTGGTCCATGGGCTCGGGCATCGGCACCTCCGACTGGTCCTGCCACAGCCGCTGGTACGACGCGAACACGAACATTCCGCTGACCCGCACCGAACCGGGCTTCCGCCCGCTGTTCGTCATGAACCACTTCCGGGACGCGACGATCACGTCCACGGCGCGCACGGACAACACCAAACTCACCGACCGCGCCCAGCGGTTCTGCCAGCCGGCCGCCCGCAAGAAGCCCAACTACCTGGCCGTGGACCGCTATGACCTCGGAGACCCGGCCTCCGCCGTCAGCACCCTGAACACGTACACGTATCCCTGA
- a CDS encoding VOC family protein, with protein MRRIALVTLVVDDYDTAIRFYTDALGFRLVADEPRGDGSRWVVVEPGADGHGTGLLLARAKDEAQRGRVGDQTGGRVGFFLHTDDFARDHARMTAAGVTFLEEPRHEPYGTVAVFQDLYGNRWDLLQPAE; from the coding sequence ATGAGACGCATCGCCCTGGTCACCCTCGTCGTCGACGACTACGACACCGCGATCCGCTTCTACACCGACGCCCTGGGGTTCCGGCTCGTGGCCGACGAGCCGAGGGGCGACGGGTCCCGGTGGGTCGTGGTCGAGCCCGGTGCCGACGGACATGGCACGGGTCTGCTGCTCGCCCGGGCCAAGGACGAGGCGCAGCGCGGCCGGGTCGGTGACCAGACCGGCGGGCGCGTGGGCTTCTTCCTGCACACCGACGACTTCGCCCGCGACCACGCCCGGATGACCGCCGCCGGTGTCACCTTCCTGGAGGAGCCGCGGCACGAGCCGTACGGCACGGTCGCCGTCTTCCAGGACCTGTACGGCAACCGCTGGGACCTGCTCCAGCCCGCCGAGTAG
- a CDS encoding oxidoreductase, which produces MTSQTITADAAGTWKLGDLPVHRVGFGAMRLTGSAAFHLGTPSDREQSIAVLRRAIELGVNHIDTAAFYFSSLRSANEIINSALAPYADDLVIVAKVGPYRDYSGEWGTSARPDQLRGHVEENLRQLGRDHLDVVNLRRMRQDSIAEHFGALAELREAGLIRHLGISNVKARHLAEAQAIAPVVCVQNQYGLHRPDPEADELVRICGEQGIAFVPFFAIAGKGAESGPSGDEVDEVDAIARAHGATPAQVRLAWTLQQGPHVLAIPGTGNPDHLVENVAAGALRLTAEEMARLDALHREGE; this is translated from the coding sequence ATGACCTCACAGACGATCACCGCGGACGCCGCGGGCACCTGGAAACTCGGCGACCTGCCCGTCCACCGCGTCGGCTTCGGCGCGATGCGGCTGACGGGCAGCGCCGCCTTCCACCTCGGGACGCCGAGCGACCGCGAGCAGTCGATCGCCGTGCTGCGCAGGGCGATCGAACTCGGTGTCAACCACATCGACACGGCCGCCTTCTACTTCTCGTCGCTGCGCTCCGCGAACGAGATCATCAACAGTGCGCTGGCGCCGTATGCGGACGACCTCGTGATCGTCGCGAAGGTCGGCCCCTACCGGGACTACTCGGGGGAGTGGGGCACCTCCGCCCGGCCCGACCAGCTGCGCGGCCATGTCGAGGAGAACCTGCGGCAGTTGGGCCGTGACCACCTGGACGTGGTCAACCTCCGCCGCATGCGGCAGGACTCCATCGCCGAGCACTTCGGCGCGCTCGCCGAACTGCGCGAGGCCGGGCTGATCCGGCACCTCGGCATATCCAACGTCAAGGCCCGCCACCTCGCCGAGGCGCAGGCGATCGCGCCCGTGGTGTGCGTACAGAACCAGTACGGGCTCCACCGGCCCGATCCGGAAGCGGACGAACTGGTGCGGATCTGCGGCGAACAGGGCATCGCCTTCGTGCCGTTCTTCGCCATCGCGGGCAAGGGCGCCGAGAGTGGCCCGTCCGGTGACGAGGTTGACGAGGTCGACGCGATCGCACGGGCCCACGGCGCCACCCCCGCCCAGGTCCGCCTGGCGTGGACGCTCCAGCAGGGCCCGCACGTCCTGGCCATCCCGGGCACCGGCAACCCGGACCACCTGGTGGAGAACGTGGCGGCGGGCGCGCTGCGCCTGACCGCCGAGGAGATGGCCCGTCTGGACGCGCTGCACCGAGAGGGAGAGTGA
- a CDS encoding mycothiol transferase, whose translation MHAKDILIDGYGRIREEVHAAVDGLDPDDLNARPTADTNSVAWLVWHLTRVQDDHAADAFDLDQVWLSQGWEKRFGLDLPRHDTGYGHSPAKVAKVRVDSGDLLTGYYDAVHEQTLQALRGLAAKDLERIVDERWDPPVSLGVRLVSVLSDDLQHVGQAAYVRGLLQSAAS comes from the coding sequence ATGCATGCCAAGGACATCCTCATCGACGGCTACGGCCGCATCCGGGAAGAAGTCCACGCCGCCGTCGACGGCCTGGATCCGGACGACCTCAACGCCCGGCCCACCGCCGACACGAACTCCGTCGCCTGGCTCGTCTGGCACCTCACCCGCGTCCAGGACGACCATGCCGCCGACGCCTTCGACCTGGACCAGGTGTGGCTGTCACAGGGCTGGGAGAAGCGTTTCGGCCTCGATCTGCCGCGCCACGACACCGGGTACGGGCACAGCCCCGCGAAGGTCGCCAAGGTCCGGGTGGACTCCGGTGACCTGCTGACCGGATACTACGACGCCGTGCACGAGCAGACCCTTCAGGCCCTGCGAGGCCTGGCCGCCAAGGACCTCGAGCGCATCGTCGACGAACGCTGGGACCCGCCGGTCAGTCTCGGCGTTCGCCTGGTGAGCGTCCTGTCCGACGATCTGCAGCACGTCGGACAGGCCGCCTACGTACGGGGACTGCTTCAGAGCGCGGCCTCGTAG
- a CDS encoding adenosine deaminase, which yields MTAPRIDTDTLRRLPKAVLHDHLDGGLRPATVVELAREVGHTLPTTDPGELAAWYYDAANSGDLVRYIATFEHTLAVMQTREGLLRTAEEYVLDLAEDGVVYGEVRYAPELMVKGGLTLNEVVETVQEGLAAGMAKAAAAGTPVRVGTLLCGMRMFDRTREIADLAVAYRDAGVLGFDIAGAEDGFPPADHLAAFEHLRSESVPFTIHAGEAHGLPSIHQALQVCGAQRIGHGVRITEDIVDGKLGRLAGWVRDRRVALEMCPTSNLQTGAATSIAEHPITALKDLGFRVTLNTDNRLVSGTTMTREMSLLVEEAGWTLEDLRTVTVNAVKSAFIPFDERSALIRDVVLPGYEAAL from the coding sequence ATGACCGCCCCGCGCATCGACACCGACACCCTCCGCCGCCTGCCCAAGGCCGTCCTGCACGACCACCTCGACGGCGGCCTGCGCCCCGCGACCGTTGTCGAGCTCGCGCGGGAGGTCGGCCATACCCTGCCCACCACCGACCCCGGCGAACTGGCCGCCTGGTACTACGACGCAGCCAACTCCGGCGACCTGGTGCGCTACATAGCCACCTTCGAGCACACCCTCGCCGTGATGCAGACCCGCGAGGGCCTGCTGCGCACCGCCGAGGAGTACGTGCTCGACCTCGCCGAGGACGGCGTCGTCTACGGCGAGGTGCGCTATGCCCCCGAGCTGATGGTCAAGGGCGGGCTGACCCTGAACGAGGTCGTCGAGACCGTCCAGGAGGGGCTCGCCGCCGGCATGGCGAAGGCGGCGGCCGCCGGTACCCCGGTGCGCGTCGGCACGCTGCTGTGCGGCATGCGCATGTTCGACCGGACCCGTGAGATCGCGGACCTGGCCGTCGCCTACCGTGACGCCGGTGTCCTCGGCTTCGACATCGCCGGCGCCGAGGACGGCTTCCCGCCCGCCGACCACCTGGCCGCCTTCGAGCACCTGCGCAGCGAGAGCGTCCCCTTCACCATCCACGCGGGCGAGGCGCACGGCCTGCCCAGCATCCACCAGGCCCTCCAGGTCTGCGGCGCCCAGCGCATCGGCCACGGAGTCCGCATCACCGAGGACATCGTGGACGGAAAGCTCGGCCGCCTGGCCGGCTGGGTGCGCGACCGCCGCGTCGCCCTGGAGATGTGCCCGACCTCCAACCTCCAGACCGGCGCCGCCACCTCGATCGCCGAGCACCCCATCACCGCCCTGAAGGACCTCGGTTTCCGGGTCACCCTGAACACCGACAACCGTCTGGTCTCCGGCACGACGATGACCCGGGAGATGTCCCTGCTGGTCGAGGAGGCGGGCTGGACCCTCGAGGACCTGCGCACCGTCACGGTGAACGCGGTCAAGAGCGCGTTCATCCCGTTCGACGAGCGCAGCGCCCTCATCCGGGACGTGGTCCTGCCCGGCTACGAGGCCGCGCTCTGA
- a CDS encoding acyl-CoA dehydrogenase family protein, which produces MTTTAHPLVARARQLAADVLAPQAERVDQEGVPVSHIEAVKRSGLLGVSAPVEYGGSGAPAAVARETAEILAGACCSTWFVQTQHHTPVLTLAQSELPVRERLLGPLARGELLSGVAYAHLRSYPRVPVRVTRERGGWRFEGTVPWYTGWGLNDVMLLAGVTDAGEALFAFTEARDQPGLRASTPLRLAALTAARTVTLELDGLWLPEEAVALRTPYERWAAADRPKTVNTSPAVFGVAQAALGLLDEDTAEPLRARLAEVRGRAYALADQAAPHERLQERLALRTQAYEVLRAATTAAVVAGGGRAMMLTSAAQRLAREGMFLLVQGQTAQSRRAHLDHLAALGSAREGDL; this is translated from the coding sequence ATGACCACCACAGCGCACCCTCTCGTCGCCCGTGCCCGACAGCTCGCCGCCGACGTGCTGGCGCCTCAGGCGGAGCGTGTCGACCAGGAGGGCGTGCCCGTGAGCCACATCGAGGCCGTCAAGCGGTCGGGACTGCTCGGAGTGAGCGCCCCGGTCGAGTACGGCGGCTCGGGCGCGCCCGCCGCGGTGGCCCGGGAGACCGCCGAGATCCTGGCGGGGGCGTGCTGCTCGACGTGGTTCGTGCAGACCCAGCACCACACCCCGGTGCTGACGCTGGCACAGAGCGAACTGCCCGTGCGGGAGCGGCTGCTCGGCCCGCTGGCGCGCGGGGAGCTGCTGTCGGGGGTGGCGTACGCCCACCTGCGGTCGTATCCGCGCGTCCCGGTGCGGGTCACGCGCGAGCGGGGCGGGTGGCGGTTCGAGGGGACCGTGCCCTGGTACACCGGGTGGGGCCTGAACGACGTGATGCTGCTCGCCGGGGTGACCGACGCCGGCGAGGCGCTGTTCGCCTTCACCGAGGCGCGCGACCAGCCGGGGCTGCGGGCGTCGACGCCGCTGCGGCTGGCGGCGCTCACCGCCGCGCGCACGGTCACCCTGGAGCTGGACGGGCTGTGGCTGCCGGAGGAGGCGGTGGCACTGCGGACGCCGTACGAGCGGTGGGCCGCCGCGGACCGGCCCAAGACGGTGAACACCTCACCGGCGGTGTTCGGTGTGGCACAGGCGGCGCTCGGTCTGCTGGACGAGGACACCGCAGAGCCCCTGCGGGCCCGGCTCGCCGAGGTGAGGGGCCGCGCCTACGCCTTGGCCGACCAGGCGGCCCCGCACGAACGCCTTCAGGAGCGGCTGGCGCTCAGGACGCAGGCGTACGAGGTGCTGCGCGCGGCCACCACAGCGGCGGTGGTGGCCGGCGGGGGGCGCGCGATGATGCTGACGAGCGCGGCCCAACGGCTCGCCCGCGAGGGGATGTTCCTGCTGGTGCAGGGCCAGACGGCCCAGTCGCGCCGGGCGCACCTCGACCACCTGGCGGCCCTGGGTTCAGCTCGCGAAGGGGACCTGTGA
- a CDS encoding BlaI/MecI/CopY family transcriptional regulator, producing the protein MAEAKDERRPPGELEAGVMAALWAADAPQTPGQVQQSLGVGLARTTVTTILSRLHEKGIVDRRRQGRGYAYFPVQDAHGLTARRMHTELDRDSDRHTVLARFVAQLSEDDERVLRDLLESGEQ; encoded by the coding sequence ATGGCCGAAGCGAAGGACGAGCGCCGCCCGCCGGGCGAGCTGGAAGCCGGCGTCATGGCCGCCCTGTGGGCCGCGGACGCGCCCCAGACTCCTGGTCAGGTGCAGCAGAGCCTCGGCGTCGGTCTCGCCCGTACGACGGTCACGACGATCCTGTCCCGGCTGCACGAGAAGGGCATCGTCGACCGTCGCCGCCAAGGCCGCGGCTACGCCTACTTCCCCGTCCAGGACGCCCACGGGCTCACCGCGCGGCGCATGCACACCGAACTGGACCGGGACAGCGACCGGCACACCGTGCTGGCCCGCTTCGTCGCCCAGCTCAGCGAAGACGACGAGCGCGTCCTGCGGGACCTGCTGGAATCCGGTGAGCAGTGA
- a CDS encoding phosphatase PAP2 family protein, producing MRRADTADLAGSTALGALAAFVLLALTVTGRGGAPLFGDTDLLHWSLAHRPPVAVAAARAVTYTGTGFVPYLLATAAGVVMGRTARRGVLAAAACVACLAVGQTVRYAVMTLAARPRPARTDWVTHASGWSFPSGHTTTAALTAGLLALAILVRAPRGRAGLVAVVLTWGVSVGLTRVYLGVHWFSDVLGGWLLALCWLSLCAYAAARLAPRTFAEATEPVRSPAS from the coding sequence GTGAGGCGGGCGGACACGGCCGACCTCGCCGGTTCCACGGCGCTCGGCGCCCTGGCGGCGTTCGTGCTGCTGGCGCTGACCGTGACCGGGCGCGGCGGCGCCCCGCTGTTCGGCGACACGGACCTGCTGCACTGGTCGCTCGCCCACCGTCCGCCCGTCGCGGTGGCCGCGGCGCGCGCGGTGACGTACACGGGGACCGGATTCGTTCCCTACCTCCTGGCCACCGCGGCAGGTGTCGTGATGGGCCGCACGGCGCGCCGCGGCGTTCTCGCCGCCGCTGCGTGCGTCGCCTGTCTGGCCGTCGGCCAGACCGTGCGGTACGCGGTGATGACGCTGGCCGCGCGTCCGCGCCCGGCGCGCACGGACTGGGTCACGCACGCCTCGGGCTGGTCGTTCCCCTCGGGCCATACGACGACGGCCGCGCTCACCGCGGGGCTGCTGGCGCTCGCGATCCTCGTCCGTGCCCCGCGCGGCAGAGCCGGCCTCGTGGCCGTCGTGCTCACCTGGGGCGTCTCGGTCGGCCTGACCCGTGTGTATCTGGGGGTGCACTGGTTCTCCGACGTCCTGGGCGGCTGGCTGCTCGCCCTGTGCTGGCTGAGCCTGTGCGCGTACGCCGCCGCCCGGCTGGCTCCACGGACGTTCGCCGAAGCCACGGAGCCGGTGCGGTCCCCGGCGTCCTGA
- the ssuE gene encoding NADPH-dependent FMN reductase, which translates to MATVLSVSGSPSASSRTNRLLRHLDQRLTAQGHEVIPLDIRTVPAEALLGADFRHPAIVEATELFVRADGVVVGTPVYKASYSGVLKALLDLLPQYALTGKTVLPLATGGSTAHVLAIDYALRPVLNSMGAAHIVQGWFTLDKDITVHEDGSLAIAPAATEALLQVVDQFSVALGSSPALAVAG; encoded by the coding sequence ATGGCCACTGTCCTGTCCGTCTCCGGCAGTCCCTCCGCCTCCTCCCGCACCAACCGGTTGCTGCGCCATCTGGACCAGCGGCTGACCGCGCAGGGCCACGAGGTGATCCCGCTCGACATCCGTACCGTTCCCGCCGAGGCCCTGCTCGGCGCCGACTTCCGTCACCCCGCCATCGTCGAGGCGACCGAGTTGTTCGTCCGCGCCGACGGAGTCGTCGTCGGCACGCCCGTCTACAAGGCCTCCTACTCCGGTGTCCTCAAGGCGCTGCTCGACCTGCTCCCGCAGTACGCGCTCACCGGCAAGACCGTGCTCCCGCTGGCCACCGGCGGCTCCACCGCCCACGTGCTCGCCATCGACTACGCCCTGCGCCCGGTCCTCAACTCCATGGGAGCGGCCCACATAGTGCAGGGCTGGTTCACCCTCGACAAGGACATCACCGTGCACGAGGACGGCTCCCTGGCCATCGCGCCTGCCGCCACCGAGGCGCTCCTGCAGGTGGTCGACCAGTTCTCGGTGGCCCTCGGAAGCAGCCCTGCCCTGGCCGTGGCGGGATGA
- a CDS encoding putative leader peptide: protein MRLDLTRRRHVDLARVSSASCCPTA, encoded by the coding sequence ATGCGACTGGACCTCACGCGGCGACGCCACGTCGACCTCGCGCGCGTCTCCAGCGCCTCCTGTTGCCCCACGGCGTGA